From Solibacillus sp. FSL W7-1464:
ACACAATAGCTGGTCCGCCTGCAGATAAAAGGAGAAAACTAATCAGTACAGCCGGAAAAATATAACCCGGTTTAAATAAATAAAATAATGGGAAGGTAAATGAAGCAAACAATAAAAATAAACTACAGCCAATCGCAATATGTGTCAGGGTAAAAGGTTTATTGAAAACAAATAATGTGAGACTTGTCACACCGATTGCTAAAACCATATAGATAACAGCACCAATATAGCGAGATGCGATAATTTCCGAACGTGTATAAGGTAATGAATTCAATAAGATGTTCGTCTCTACTTTTTCATCGTAGGCATATGTGTTAAAGGGAATCAGAATGCTGGCAACGAGAAAGATCATAGCGGGATTTGCTTCCATGAAAATAAAGAAAATGACAAAAGGAACAAAAAGTAATAGCTGTTTTTTCTGTAAGATGACATCACGTCTGATAAGATTAAACATGTTGTATTCCCCCTTTCATGTAATACATGATCTCTTCCAGAGAGGCCTGATCAATGGCAACGGTGTCTCCGAAAATTCTTTGTACTCCTTTGATATTATCCGTTAATGCTTCAAATCCTGTTAATGCACGGTGAACATGAATAAATGCCTGTTCAGTGTCCCGGTCCAGTAGCTCCAATCTTCCTTTTACGAGTGCATAGTTTTCAACTACATCAAGAATAGACTGATTGAATAGTAACTCCCCCCGCTGTATAAGCGCGATATAATCTGCAATACGGTCTAAATCGGACGTAATATGTGTGGAGAAGAAAATGGTACGATCTCCATCCACCATTAATTCCTGTAATAGATCCAATAGCTCCCGTCTAAAAATGGGGTCTAATCCTGCTGTTGGCTCGTCCATAATGATAAGCTCCGCATGATGGGATAATGCTATTGCCAATGATGCCTTCATTTGCATTCCTTTTGAAAAAGTCTTTATTGGTTTATTCAGCGGCAATTCAAATCTTTCCAAGTATTGATGAAACAGTGAATCATCCCAGCGTTTATATGCAGGGCCCACGATGCGTTTTATATCTTTTAAGTTCAGCCCTTCAAAAAACACATTGCCATCGTATACAAACCCAATGCGCTCTTTAATCGTCTTCTCGTGTTTCATGTAATCCAAACCGAAAAGTTTAATTTCCCCGGCATCCGGTCTTAATAGATTCATCATCATTTTGATCGTCGTCGATTTACCCGCGCCATTTGCCCCAATAAAGCCTGTTATAAAGCCTTTCTTCACTTCTAAATTCAATTTTTTTACTGAAAAATCTTTAAATTTTTTCGAGACATTTGTAAGTTCAACAACATTCTCCATTCAAATCACTCCTCATATAAAATTTTTAATAAGTCTTGCAATTCTTCAAGTGAGAGACCAATTTCCCTGCTATTCGTGATGACTGAACTCATTTGCTCCTCAATGACTTTCAATTTCTTTTCTCTGATGACTTCTAAATTTTGCTCTGCTACAAAGGACCCTTTTCCGACAATGGAATAAATAAAGCCCGCCTTTTCCAATTCCTCGTAAGCACGCTTCGTTGTGATGACACTAATTTGCAGTTCTTTGGCAAGGTTACGCATGGAAGGTATTGCTGCACCCTCCTGCAGTTCACCTGCCAAAATGGCGGATTTAATCTGATTTGTAATTTGTTCATAAATGGGTTCTTTTGAAATGTTTGAAATAATTATTTGCATGCCAATCCCTCATTTTTACTTATTAAAATCGTGTTGTTCATTACTTGTTTTAACAGTTATACTGTCCTATAAAATATCAGTGAACCATCCAAATAATCACAAACCTTTTTGTATAATGTATATATACTATAAACACATTATATACACACTATCAATATTTGTTCAACCATTTTTTGTAAAGATAGCTTGTTTTACCGTAAAAAATGCACAAAGAAGCCACAAAACCTTGTTTTCACAATGTTTGTGGCTAATTTGACAATTTCGGTATTTGAAGTGAAAAAATAAAAACAAAAGAGTGATACAGATGCCTGTTTACTCTTTTGCTCGTAAATTGTCCATAAATTTCTTTTCGTGCAATGGCTAATATCTCCATAATGATATGTTCCCTTTTAAAAAGTACTTCCGCTGTAATTTTTCCTCTTATATTCTGTAGAATTTGTATCTTTATTTATTCCTTTTAATATCATTTCCATATAAGTACTGACAAGTTCTTCTTCTGTTACTTCTCCATCCGGATTATACCAATTATAGGAACGGTTAACCATGCCAAGGATGCCAAAGATAACAATATCACTTCTAAGATCTTCCCTGAATTCTCCTTTTTCAATACCTTCATCAAAAAGTTTTTCGAGATTAATACGAAATTCTTTCCGATAATCATTGATTAACTTTAATTGCTTATCTTCCAGATGCCGAAACTCCCGATGAAATACTCTTGCGCTCTTACCATGTACTTTAATATTTTTTATAATTAAATGAATTAATTTATTCATTTTTACTATACTGCTTAGATACTCGTCATTTAAAATCACTGCTTGTTCGGCTAATAACTCTTTAATATAGTTTAAGTGAATATCCATTAATAATTCCTGTTTACTTTTAAAGTAATAATAAAAGGTACCCTTTGTCACACCGATTGTATCAATAATATCTTGAATGGAAGTTTTACTGAATCCCTTTTTATCAAAAAGGTCTATACTTTCTTTTATAATTCTTCCTCGCATAATAGTGTGCTCCTCGAGTCTTAGATTTTATGATATTTTAGTTCGGCTCCCTTTCGATTACTAAAGAGATTCCTTGGCCTCCACCGATACAAGCTGTAATGAGGGCGAATTTCCCTGCGGATCGTTTCAATTCATAGACAGCTTTTGTTATTAAAATTGCTCCTGTAGCACCTAATGGATGCCCATGTGCAATTGCTCCGCCATTAACATTTAGCTTTTCCGGGTCGATTCCTAATTCCCGGTCACAGGCGATTACCTGTGCAGCAAATGCCTCGTTCAATTCGATAATATCCATATCGGATAAAGAAAGATTCAACTTCTCTAATAATTTTTTCGTTGCCGGTACGGGACCAATTCCCATGATATTAGGATCTACTCCTGCGACAGTTGATCCTTTAATCGTGGCTAATGGTTGAATCCCTAATGCTTCAGCCTTCTCTCGAGACATAATGACCATTGCTGATGCCGCATCATTAAGTCCGGAACTACTGCCTGCTGTGACAGTTCCATCTCTTTGGAAAGCCGGAGATAGCTTTGCCAATGCAGCTAACGTTGTATTCGGACGTGGATGCTCATCTTTGTTAAAAAGAATCGGCTCACCTTTACGGACAGGGATAGTAATTGGAACGATTTGTTCATCAAAACGACCTTCATTAATTGCAGTTGCCATTCTTAGTTGACTTCTTAAGGAATACTCATCTTGTTCCTTTCTTGTAATATCATATTTTTTTGCAAGGTTTTCTGCAGTAGTTCCCATCCCAGGGTTACCGATTTCTTCAGGAGCAAGTAACGTTTTACGATACCTTGGCGGGATTGAACTGTATGCTTGTTCTGGACGTTCATATTGATATGGAGCACGGCTCATGCTTTCAATACCCCCGGCAACATATACATCACCTGCACCAGATTGTATCGCTTGGGCAGCTAATGCAGCTGCATTAATACCTGAACCACATTGCCTGTCTATTGTTAACCCCGGTATGTTGACAGATAAACCGCCCTGTAAAGCTGTCAATCTCGCAATATTGCCGCCACCACTTAAAACATTTCCCATAATCACATCATCTATCATTTCAGGATTAAGGTTCACTCTCTTGATTGCTTCTTTTATAACTTCCCCTCCATACAGATGAGCAGGAAGACTTGCTAATGCCCCACCTTGTTTTCCAATCGCCGTACGAACAGCTGATACAATGACAGCATCTCTTTTCATATATGGTCTCCTTATTATCAGTTTATATTTAAAGGATTTGCCCCTATCCTATTTGAAATCGAGACAAACCCTTTTTAATTAATAACGTTCAAATATTAATTTTCCCTTAACCACAGCTTTTTGATGCTGGTTTATAGCTTTAACATCAAAGATTAGTGATTGATCCACTATGTCCACTAAATCGGCCTTTAAAGTAAGAACATCATTTAAAAACACCATTCCGGAAAATCGAATATTATAATCTTTTATATAGCCTTCTTCATAATAAGCGGTAAAGAGCTTCGAAAGATTCCCCATCGTCCACATACCATGAGCAATAATTCCTGGTAGACCAGCTTTTTTAGCTTCATCATCAATTGTATGAATCGGATTAAAATCACCGGATGAACCTGAGTATTTGATTAAATCCATTCTCGATACTGGTTCTAGTGTCGTTTCAAGAGATTCACCTTTTCTTATATCTGCTAAAACTGTCATACGTTTAAGGACCTCCTTACCGTTTCCGTAATGATTGTGATCGACTCTTCAGTGAAAATTAATCTCCCATCTTTATCTTCACCATACCGTGTCATCTTCAGGAAGCCCATTTTTCCGGTGCTGCCTTCTTTTTCATAGTAATCTTCTATTTTCGAGTAGCAATAGACTTCCTCTCCTACTAAAAGAGGTCGTTCATAATGATAAATTTGTTCACCATGTATTAATCCTTTTAACGGTAATTTGAGTCCATCGATATAGCCGGATCTTAGCACCCTAGGAAATGTAGGGGGAGCAATATTTGTGCCATATCGTGATTGTTTACCAATCTCTTCATCTGTATAGATTGGATGATTATCTCCAATGGATTCCGCAAATCTTCTTACAAGCTCTCTTTCAACTACATTTCTAACTTTGTTAGAAGTTAGACCAATATATTCTGTATACAAATCGTCCATCCCTCCTTAATTTGTCGGTCCGCCGGCTACATAAAGTACTTGCCCGTTTACAAATGAGGAATTTTCATCCGCAAAGAAAGCAACTGCATTTGCGATATCTCTAGGCTTTCCAACTCTGCCGACAGGTATTTTACTGGCACCTGCCTTTAGGAAATCCTCAAATGGTATGCCCATTCGATCTGCAGTAGATTTTGTCATATCTGTCTCGATGAAACCAGGTGCAACTGCATTTGCAGTAACGCCGAATTTCCCGAGTTCCCTTGCCAGTGTTTTTGTCAGACCTTGTAAGCCAGCTTTAACCGTTGAATAGTTTGCTTGGCCGGGGTTCCCTAATGCTGAAGTTGAAGAAATATTAATAATTCTTCCATACTTCTGCTGAACCATGTATTTTTGTGCTGCACGTGTTGTATTAAAGGCACCCTTTAAGTGAACATCGATTACCTGATCCCAATCATTATCTGTCATTTTAAATAGTAAATTATCGCGGATAATGCCTGCATTGTTAACCAAAATATCAATTGATCCATATTCCTTCATAACTCGTTCCATCGCGGCCTCAACTTCATGTGAATTCACAACATTTGCCTGTAGAGCTAAAATGTCGAACCCTTTTTCTTTAAATTCAGACTGTACATTTTTCAATGCTTCCGTATCAATATCAATTATGGCTATTTTTGCTCCTTCTTCAGTAAAAGTTTCTGCAATGCTTTTCCCTATACCGCGACTACCACCAGTTATAAATGCAACTCTATTTTCAAATCTTCCAGTCAAATAAATTCCTCCTGCCCTATCTACTAAAATTTTGTGTCTTAACATTTTATTAGTAGTTTTAAAGAATTATTCAGTCAAACGAAACATTTGCATTTTTTCACTAATTATTTATCAATCGGTACTTAAAAACTCCATTTTGTTTTTCTGCAATGACTATATTCCGTTCTTCCAATAAATCCAATACACTTATAATTTCAAACAAAAATGTAATCACTGCTTTCTCATACCTTCCCCGGTACATATCTTGAATAATTTCAAATCCGGTTGCAGCACCATTTACTTTTTTTAGCGTATTGATTACACGAGTTACACGGTTATCTATATTGCCTATATGTCCATCGATTGCTTCATTTAAATTTGTAATAATCGGACCATGTCCTGAGAAAGTAAAATCAGCAGAAAGTTTTCTGCACTTTTCTAAATTACTTAAATATTGGATTAAAGGTTTTGCACGCTCACTTCCGGGTTTAGGTGGATCCATCCACATCCCCCCGTGAACTCCTTTGATAATGTGATCACCACAAATGAATTGCTGCTCATCTGCACAATAAAAAGAAATATGATCCTGTGAGTGGCCTAAGGTTTCGATTACTTGAAATGAAGGTAAGCCCGGTACCATATCTCCCTCCTCTAGTACCTCATCAACAGATGCAATTTGGAAGTAATCACGGTGTCCCTTTCGAAACGCTGACTTGATAGCCATATCTTCTGTTAAACCAAATTCTATGAATAAGTTGTGAAAAAATTCAGAGCTCCATTCTATATAGCTTTCATCCTTTAAAATCATTTCAGTATCTTTATGAGCAAAAATCTTAATGGCAGGATTTTTCTCTACAATCCAGTCTACAAGACCTGTATGATCATTATGGTGATGGGTTAATACAATTTGTTCGAGATCGGTTATTTCAATGCCCAGACGATGCAGGCCATTATTGAGATCATCCCAACCCTGTTTATTTTTTAGGCCGGCATCAATAAGGGTTAACTTCTCTCCAAACACAACATATGAATTTACCGGACCAATCGGGAAGCTGGTTGTTAACTCTATTTTTTCTATTCTTTGCAAAGTACTCATTCCTTCTTTTATCGGAATTTTTCTCACATACCTTCCATGTGACGTTATATTTTTAACACAAATAGTATCCAACCCTTTACAATGATTAATATGTTATTTATCCAACCAAATGTCTTTTAGATAGCCGTATCCATATGAAGCATGTGGATATGAATCTCTTACATAAGGCTGTATCGGAGTCTTCGTATAATAAGTAGTGATTGGAATTGGATTCACTACGTTTTCTAAAACATAACGTTGAATATCATAGACATATTTTTTTCTTTCCTCTACATCCATGATTGTTCTCTGCTCATCAAGCATTTTGTCTAATTCAGGGTCACTGATGTTATACCAGTTTCGAGAACCATTTGTGTGCAGTTGCGTACGAAGCCATTCATCCGGCTCCTGGAAATATGTTTGATAGCCTACTCCCATGTCATAATCGACTTTTGGCCATTTTTCCGAGAAATAAGCAGCATATTCAACTACCTCTATTTCGATATTAATGCCGATATTTCTTAAATCCTCCGCAACCCATTGTGCGACACGCACAAGTTGTTCTCCGTAGCCATTCGTTACAATCATGGTCGTGTCAAAACCGTTTGGATACCCAGCCTCTGCCAGTAGCTTCTTTGCCTCTTCCGGGTTATATGATAATAATTTTTCTCTTTCTTCTAAAGGTAAGGCCCAATCCCCTAATGAAGGATTGACTGGTCCGCTCGTTTCGCCGCCACCGTAGATAGCCTTAACCATTGATTTTCGGTCAACAGCCATGCTAATGGCCTTCCGTACCCGTAAATCCGTAAATGGTTCTCTTTTCATATTCATATATAATTGTTCCTGTGTGGCGAACAGTGCTTCAAAAATCGAGATATTTGGATTTGTTTTTTGCAATTGAGCTATCTCTTCCGGTGACAAACCACCTATTGAATCCGCCTGACCTGTACGAAA
This genomic window contains:
- a CDS encoding ABC transporter ATP-binding protein; this encodes MENVVELTNVSKKFKDFSVKKLNLEVKKGFITGFIGANGAGKSTTIKMMMNLLRPDAGEIKLFGLDYMKHEKTIKERIGFVYDGNVFFEGLNLKDIKRIVGPAYKRWDDSLFHQYLERFELPLNKPIKTFSKGMQMKASLAIALSHHAELIIMDEPTAGLDPIFRRELLDLLQELMVDGDRTIFFSTHITSDLDRIADYIALIQRGELLFNQSILDVVENYALVKGRLELLDRDTEQAFIHVHRALTGFEALTDNIKGVQRIFGDTVAIDQASLEEIMYYMKGGIQHV
- a CDS encoding ABC-2 transporter permease, producing MFNLIRRDVILQKKQLLLFVPFVIFFIFMEANPAMIFLVASILIPFNTYAYDEKVETNILLNSLPYTRSEIIASRYIGAVIYMVLAIGVTSLTLFVFNKPFTLTHIAIGCSLFLLFASFTFPLFYLFKPGYIFPAVLISFLLLSAGGPAIVLFLADQLTVIKDFIINLSIPALYTGATIVVITVYVVSWVVTNSIYQRKAF
- a CDS encoding ABC transporter substrate-binding protein, whose protein sequence is MDKKLRSIMYVLILGLLALIISACSADKTSDEGPDDKKEGSTTPKSGGTYTILTPADPDMLDPHRQSSIYTHMLAGLVYNKLVTYETGPNAAYTDYNVVPDLAERWEISEDGKSYTFYLREAYWHDVEPVNGRKLTAEDVVATMERIINLPGHQAALLSVVENIVAQDDQTVVFTLKQPFAPFLNFMANHFMWILPKEAIDGKVDLATDAIGTGPFVLEKWEDNVQATYKKNPNYYEEGKPYLDEIIYKVVPEQGSRIAAFRTGQADSIGGLSPEEIAQLQKTNPNISIFEALFATQEQLYMNMKREPFTDLRVRKAISMAVDRKSMVKAIYGGGETSGPVNPSLGDWALPLEEREKLLSYNPEEAKKLLAEAGYPNGFDTTMIVTNGYGEQLVRVAQWVAEDLRNIGINIEIEVVEYAAYFSEKWPKVDYDMGVGYQTYFQEPDEWLRTQLHTNGSRNWYNISDPELDKMLDEQRTIMDVEERKKYVYDIQRYVLENVVNPIPITTYYTKTPIQPYVRDSYPHASYGYGYLKDIWLDK
- the fabG gene encoding 3-oxoacyl-ACP reductase FabG, translating into MTGRFENRVAFITGGSRGIGKSIAETFTEEGAKIAIIDIDTEALKNVQSEFKEKGFDILALQANVVNSHEVEAAMERVMKEYGSIDILVNNAGIIRDNLLFKMTDNDWDQVIDVHLKGAFNTTRAAQKYMVQQKYGRIINISSTSALGNPGQANYSTVKAGLQGLTKTLARELGKFGVTANAVAPGFIETDMTKSTADRMGIPFEDFLKAGASKIPVGRVGKPRDIANAVAFFADENSSFVNGQVLYVAGGPTN
- a CDS encoding GntR family transcriptional regulator: MQIIISNISKEPIYEQITNQIKSAILAGELQEGAAIPSMRNLAKELQISVITTKRAYEELEKAGFIYSIVGKGSFVAEQNLEVIREKKLKVIEEQMSSVITNSREIGLSLEELQDLLKILYEE
- a CDS encoding MaoC/PaaZ C-terminal domain-containing protein, producing MTVLADIRKGESLETTLEPVSRMDLIKYSGSSGDFNPIHTIDDEAKKAGLPGIIAHGMWTMGNLSKLFTAYYEEGYIKDYNIRFSGMVFLNDVLTLKADLVDIVDQSLIFDVKAINQHQKAVVKGKLIFERY
- a CDS encoding MaoC family dehydratase N-terminal domain-containing protein, with the protein product MYTEYIGLTSNKVRNVVERELVRRFAESIGDNHPIYTDEEIGKQSRYGTNIAPPTFPRVLRSGYIDGLKLPLKGLIHGEQIYHYERPLLVGEEVYCYSKIEDYYEKEGSTGKMGFLKMTRYGEDKDGRLIFTEESITIITETVRRSLNV
- a CDS encoding TetR/AcrR family transcriptional regulator — protein: MRGRIIKESIDLFDKKGFSKTSIQDIIDTIGVTKGTFYYYFKSKQELLMDIHLNYIKELLAEQAVILNDEYLSSIVKMNKLIHLIIKNIKVHGKSARVFHREFRHLEDKQLKLINDYRKEFRINLEKLFDEGIEKGEFREDLRSDIVIFGILGMVNRSYNWYNPDGEVTEEELVSTYMEMILKGINKDTNSTEYKRKNYSGSTF
- a CDS encoding thiolase family protein, which codes for MKRDAVIVSAVRTAIGKQGGALASLPAHLYGGEVIKEAIKRVNLNPEMIDDVIMGNVLSGGGNIARLTALQGGLSVNIPGLTIDRQCGSGINAAALAAQAIQSGAGDVYVAGGIESMSRAPYQYERPEQAYSSIPPRYRKTLLAPEEIGNPGMGTTAENLAKKYDITRKEQDEYSLRSQLRMATAINEGRFDEQIVPITIPVRKGEPILFNKDEHPRPNTTLAALAKLSPAFQRDGTVTAGSSSGLNDAASAMVIMSREKAEALGIQPLATIKGSTVAGVDPNIMGIGPVPATKKLLEKLNLSLSDMDIIELNEAFAAQVIACDRELGIDPEKLNVNGGAIAHGHPLGATGAILITKAVYELKRSAGKFALITACIGGGQGISLVIEREPN
- a CDS encoding MBL fold metallo-hydrolase; its protein translation is MSTLQRIEKIELTTSFPIGPVNSYVVFGEKLTLIDAGLKNKQGWDDLNNGLHRLGIEITDLEQIVLTHHHNDHTGLVDWIVEKNPAIKIFAHKDTEMILKDESYIEWSSEFFHNLFIEFGLTEDMAIKSAFRKGHRDYFQIASVDEVLEEGDMVPGLPSFQVIETLGHSQDHISFYCADEQQFICGDHIIKGVHGGMWMDPPKPGSERAKPLIQYLSNLEKCRKLSADFTFSGHGPIITNLNEAIDGHIGNIDNRVTRVINTLKKVNGAATGFEIIQDMYRGRYEKAVITFLFEIISVLDLLEERNIVIAEKQNGVFKYRLINN